In the Desulfofalx alkaliphila DSM 12257 genome, CTTCATGGCGGTGTTGAATATCGGGGAAGAGGATAGGTAATGAATTATAATAGGTTTTTACATAATTAAGGATTCGAGAAATCGAATCCTTAATTATTAAATTTATTAGGGGGGTGCCGTTTAAACTTGCACTTTCTCAATAACAGATTTGTATATGTTAATGTAATAGCTTTTTCCGTTATTATAATTATGAATTTGCCCCGGCCCTTTTCTTTTGAGGACTTTTGCTACGCTCTTTTTGCCGGTGTTTTGCTGGGCACCGTCACCGGAATAATTTTCCACACCATTTTTATTTATTTAAAAAAGTTTATGGACGGGCGTAATTGACTCTTTCTTTGGTTAGCCATGCCCCATGGGCACAGGCGGCTGTCCTGGTCTATTTTCTTACTAACTGGGGAAAACTAGTGCTGTAGAGGGGAAATGTTTTGTGATCCTTGGTTTATATGTACACGTGCCCTTTTGTTTGCAAAAGTGCCACTATTGTGACTTTGTTTCCTATCCATATAGTTATCCTTTGGCAGAGGATTATCTTAAAGCTTTGGAACTGGAGGCGGCATATTATGCCCGGCTTTTTCCTGAATTAAAAATAAACACCCTTTTTATCGGCGGGGGCACCCCCACTGTGCTGGAAGAAAGGCTCTTGTCCATCTTGTTGGACTGTTTACAAAGGCACCTGGGCTGGCAGCAGGATGCTGAAGTGACAGTGGAGGCTAACCCCGATACCTTGGATTTGTCAAAACTTACTGTGCTGCGCCGGGGAGGGGTAAACCGCCTCAGTTTAGGTGTGCAGGCCTGCCAGCGGCATCTGCTGCAGTTATTGGGTCGGACCCATGGGTATCAAGAGGTGGTGCAGGCTGTGGAAGATGCCAGGCAGGTGGGGTTTGATAACATTAATCTGGATTTAATTTTTGGTATTCCCGGTCAAACCCTTGACCATTGGCGGCAATCCCTGCGGCTATTGACAAGGCTTGATCCAAACCACCTGGCCTGCTATGGTTTGCAATGGGAAGAGGGTACACCGCTCACAACTGCCCTTGATAAGGGCCGCTTAAAGGCAGTTTCCCAAGAAGAAGAATTGGACATGTATAATGAAGCAATTATTTTTTTAACGGCCCAGGGGTACCGGCATTACGAAATTTCTAGCTTTGCTAAACCGGGCTATTATTCCCGGCACAACCTCTGTTATTGGCATAACGGCCCTTATTTAGGTTTAGGGCCCGCTGCCCATTCACACCTTAATGCCCGGCGTTGGGCCAATACTGCAGATGTTGAACTCTATGTCAGTCAGTTGGCAAAAGGGGTGGCGCCGGTGGCGGAGAGTCACCCACTGAGCCGGCAGGACTCCATGATAGAAACCGCCTTTATGGGTTTGAGGCTGCTGGAAGGTATAAACTTAAAACAATTTTACAAGCGTTTTGGTTTACATTTAACAGATGTCTGGCAGCAGGAAGTTGCAGAACTTAGGGCCGACGGGCTGGTGGAGCTGAAAGACAGTCACCTTAGGCTGACACCTAAGGGTTTGCCCCTTGCGAACCTGGTTTTTAGTAAGTTTGTATAAAGCCCTGGCTTAAGTTTTATATGGGTGCTTATGGTAAACTACCCGCTTGACAAAAAACGGGTGTGGTGCTATGTTTATTTTGGGAGCACTTTAGCACTCAACAAACTAGAGTGCTAACAGAAGGAGGTGGTTCCTGTGGTAATGGATGACCGGAAGAAAAAAATATTGCTGGCTATCATTCACGATTACATTTCCACTGCTGAACCGGTGGGATCGAGGACCATTTCCAAAAAATACAAACTTGGAGTTAGTCCGGCCACTGTTAGAAACGACATGGCAGATTTAGAAGAACTAGGGTTTATTGAACAGCCCCACACTTCAGCTGGGCGGATACCTTCAGATTTAGGTTACCGTTATTATGTGGATTATTTGATGGAAAAGGAGCAGCTTACTGAAAGACAACAGCAGCTTATTAATGAAAGTTACAGCAGTAAATCCCAGGAAATTGGCAGAATAATTTATCGAACAGGCCAACTTTTAACCAGGCTGACAAACTATCCTTCCATGGTAATGGCACCTCAAGTTGCTGACTATACAATAAAATACGTTCAGCTGGTTTCTATGTCGCCCACCCAGGCCATGGTGATTGTTGTGCTTGATACCGGGGCGGTGCAGCACCAGATGATTGAGGTGGCAGAAAACATTACCCAGGCAGACTTAGAACAAATTTCATCGGTGTTGAATGCAAAGTTGTCAGGGGTTAACCCCGAACACATTAAAATGACCATCATGAAGGAAATATATTTCGAGTTATCTAAGTACAGGTACTTTCTGGATGTTGCTTTAGGTCCCTTGGAAAACCTTAGGGGTGAAACCAAGGATAAGATTTATTTGGGCGGGGTATATAATATACTTAACCAACCGGAATTCCATAATATTGAAAAACTAAAGACCCTTTTATCTCTGTTGGAAAAAGAACAACTGCTGCAGGAAATCCTTACCGACAGCAGCAGTGACAGCGATGTTTCTGTACGTATTGGGGTGGAGAACAGCTATGATCAAATAAAGGACTGTACTATGGTTACCGCCACCTATCATATGGGTGACCGCTTGGTAGGTACCCTGGGGGTGCTGGGGCCAACCAGAATGGAATATGCCAAAGTAATTTCTGTGGTTGAGCATTTGGCAAATATTTTAAATCAGACTATGAGTAAAATTAACCGCGTGTAAGTTGACGGTGAGGAGGAAGATAATTGAGTTTGAAGCAACATGCCAGCCAGGGCTCTGAGGTGGATGAAAGGCTGGCGGCATTAATAACCAACTCCAATGCAGTGCGTGCCATTTCTGCAGCGGTGGAGGGCACCCTTGGTCCCAAAGGGCTTGATACAATGCTGGTGGATCGGTTTGGCGAGGTGGTAATCACAAACGACGGTGTTACCATTCTCAGCATGATGGAGGCCAGCCACCCCGCTGCAAAAATGGTAATTAATATAGCTAAGTCTCAGCAGGAGGAGATTGGGGACGGCACCACCACCGCCACTGTAATGGCCGGCGCCCTGGTTAGCGCCGGTGTTGACCAGGTGGCCAGGGGGGTGCCGGTGGCCCGGGTTATTGAAGGTCTGAGGGCGGGCCTAAGGAGAGCCCAAGGGGAAATTGAGAAACAGGCCAGGGCCGTTACCGGTCTCGATGATCCGGCAATACGGCAGGTGGCCCTGGTGGCCGGCCGGGAACATGAGGATATTGCTGACCTGGTGGTAAGTGCTGCCAAGTTAATTGGCCAAGAAAAGCTAGAGGACACTGCCTTTAAACTGGCTGACGCTGTGCTGGCGGAGGAAGGGGCAGAAAACGGTGTCTTTATGGGCGTTATAATTGGCAAGGAGCGCATGAACAAGCAAATGCCCAAAGACTTACAGCAAGTAAAGGTCTTGGTCATTGATGATGCCCTGGAGCCGGAAGAAATTGAAGAAGAATCCCTCGGTACTGAAAGTGGATTTGCACGCTACCTGGAACTGCAAAATGAATTTCGTACCAATCTACAAAAAATAATTGATCTAGGGGTCGGCCTGGTGCTGGTGGACCGGGGGGTCAATGATCTTGCCGAAGAAATGCTTACCGATGCCGGAATAATGGTGTTACAGCGGGTGCCCAATAAAGAGCTGAGCAAGGCGGCAGAGCACTGCGGTGCCCGCATGGTTAAACGCACCGGCTTAAAAAAGAAGGAGCCCGATTTGGCTAAATATCTGGGTTATGCCCAGAGGGTAAAAAGTGATGAAAAGTTGGAACAGGTTTGGATTTTAGAGGGCAGCGGCAAGCCCATGGCCACTGTGCTGGTGGGGGCTGCCACCTCTGAGGTGGTGGGGGAACGTCAGCGTATTGCCAAGGATGCTGCGGCAGCGGTACAGGCTGCAGTTAAAGGCGGCGTGGTGCCCGGAGGGGGCTCGCTGGAACTGGCAGTGGCCCGGGAAGTGGAAAAACTCCGGGAAGAAACCCGCGGCATGGCCGGTTTTGGGGTGGACTGCGTAGTTGAAGCCTTAAAACGCCCCATGGCCCAAATAGTGTCCAATGCCGGCTTTAATCCCCTGGAAAAGATGGGCGATGTTTATGTTGCACAGATTGAGCAGGGCAAGGCTTCAATTGCCCTTGATTGTGATAGCGGTGAAGTGGCTGATATGCTGGAATTGGGCGTGGTTGACCCTGCCCTGGTAAAAATATACGCACTTAAGGCTGCCGGTGAAATTGCAGAGGCAATTTTAAGAATAGATACCATTATTAAAATGCGTGACGGTAAATCCGGTGATGACGGTGATGTGAACTCAGATGTTTAATAGGTTTGTGGGGTGATAATTTTGACGGAAGAAAACAAGCAAAAGCTGCAGCAGGAGACGGAAAAGGAAGAAGTGCAGGAGACAGAAAAGGAAGGGCTAAATGAAGCTTCTGAAGACCAAAAGGAAGCCGCTGTGGAATTAACATTGGAGCAAATGCAGCAATTGCTAGACAGCAAAACAGCCGAGGCAGAGGAAAATTATAACCGCCTGCTAAGAACCCAAGCGGATTTTGATAACTATCGGCGGCGCACCAAAGAAGAGCGGGAACAACTGATTAAGTATGCAAGTGAGAGTTTAATAATAGAACTGCTCCCGGTGCTGGACAACTTTGACCGGGCCCTGGGTGCTGCAGACACACCCGGAGATGATTTTGCAGCCGGTGTAAAAATGATTCATCGCCAGCTGATGGAAGTGTTAAACAAGGAAGGCTTAGAAGAAATTGCTGCCGAGGGGAAGGAGTTTGACCCCATGGTGCATGAGGCTATGATGCAGGTGGAAAGCGATGAACATAGTGAAAACACAGTGGTAGAAGAATTGCGCAAAGGATACACTCTAAAGGGCAAGGTAATTCGTCCCAGTTTAGTTAAAGTTGCTAAATAAGCTTAAGACAAGATACATAGGAATAATTGGAGGTTGATTGCAAATGGGCAAAGTAATAGGTATTGATCTTGGCACTACTAACTCCTGCGTAGCCGTAATGGAAGGCGGCGAAGCGGTGGTTATTCCTAATGCTGAAGGGGCACGGACCACTCCTTCGGTGGTAGGTTTTTCTAAAACCGGTGAGCGGTTGGTGGGTCAGATTGCCAAAAGGCAGGCTGTGAGTAATCCCGACCGCACCATTAGTTCAATTAAGCGTTATATGGGTACCACCCATAAGGTTAATATTGAGGGTAAAGACTATTCACCCCCTGAAGTTTCAGCAATGATATTGCAAAAAATGAAGGCTGATGCGGAGGCTTATTTGGGCACCAAGGTTACTAAAGCGGTAATTACTGTGCCGGCATATTTTTCCGATGCCCAGCGTCAGGCCACCAAAGATGCCGGTAAAATTGCAGGCTTAGAGGTGCTGCGTATTATTAACGAGCCCACCGCAGCGGCATTGGCTTACGGTTTAGATAAAGGTGAAGACCAAACGATACTGGTTTATGACTTAGGCGGTGGCACCTTTGACGTATCCATTTTAGAGCTGGGCGACGGCGTATTTGAAGTAAAGGCCACCAGCGGTAACAACCGTTTAGGTGGCGACGACTTTGACCAGCGCATTGTGGATTGGATGGTAGCGGAATTTAAAAAAGAATCAGGCATTGATTTGAAAAACGACCGCATGGCAATGCAGCGTTTAAGGGAAGCCGCTGAAAAGGCCAAAATTGAATTATCCGGCGTAATGACTTCAAACATTAACCTGCCCTTTATTACAGCCGGTGAAGACGGACCCAAACACTTAGACTTAAACTTATCCAGGGCTAAGTTTGATGAACTGACCGCAGACCTGGTGGAAAAAACCATGGGGCCAACCAGACAGGCAATGGCGGATTCCGGCCTGGAACCTAAGGATATAGATAAAATATTGTTGGTGGGTGGTTCTACCCGTATTCCGGCGGTACAGGAAGCAATTAAGAAGTATTTAGGTAAAGAGCCTCACAAGGGCATTAACCCCGATGAGTGTGTGGCATTGGGGGCTGCCATTCAGGCAGGGGTGTTGGCCGGTGAAGTGAAGGATGTTTTACTGCTGGATGTGACACCGCTTTCCTTGGGAATTGAAACCTTGGGTGGGGTATTTACCCGTTTAATTGAGCGCAACACCACCATTCCCACATCAAAGAGCCAGGTCTTCTCCACTGCCGCTGACAACCAAACCACAGTGGAAATTCATGTGCTGCAGGGTGAGCGTCCCATGGCGGCAGACAACAAGACACTGGGTCGGTTTTCCTTAACCGGTATTCCGCCGGCACCCCGGGGTGTACCGCAAATTGAAGTTAAGTTTGATATCGATGCTAACGGTATAGTAAATGTATCTGCTAAGGATATGTCTACCAATAAAGAACAAAGTATCACCATTACCAGCAGCGGCGGTTTAAGTGATGAAGAAATTGAAAAAATGGTAAAAGACGCTGAACGCTATGCCGAAGAGGACAAAAAGCGCCAAGAGGCAGTTGAGGTACGCAACAATGCCGATAGCTTGATTTATCAGGCTGAAAAAGCGGTGAAAGATTTTGCTGAAAAGGCCGATAAGGCTATGATTGACAAGGTAAACAAGGCCATTGAAGAATTGCGCACCGCAATGGCCTCGGATAACATTGAAGATATTAAACAAAAGACTGAAGACT is a window encoding:
- the hrcA gene encoding heat-inducible transcriptional repressor HrcA encodes the protein MVMDDRKKKILLAIIHDYISTAEPVGSRTISKKYKLGVSPATVRNDMADLEELGFIEQPHTSAGRIPSDLGYRYYVDYLMEKEQLTERQQQLINESYSSKSQEIGRIIYRTGQLLTRLTNYPSMVMAPQVADYTIKYVQLVSMSPTQAMVIVVLDTGAVQHQMIEVAENITQADLEQISSVLNAKLSGVNPEHIKMTIMKEIYFELSKYRYFLDVALGPLENLRGETKDKIYLGGVYNILNQPEFHNIEKLKTLLSLLEKEQLLQEILTDSSSDSDVSVRIGVENSYDQIKDCTMVTATYHMGDRLVGTLGVLGPTRMEYAKVISVVEHLANILNQTMSKINRV
- the grpE gene encoding nucleotide exchange factor GrpE, which encodes MIILTEENKQKLQQETEKEEVQETEKEGLNEASEDQKEAAVELTLEQMQQLLDSKTAEAEENYNRLLRTQADFDNYRRRTKEEREQLIKYASESLIIELLPVLDNFDRALGAADTPGDDFAAGVKMIHRQLMEVLNKEGLEEIAAEGKEFDPMVHEAMMQVESDEHSENTVVEELRKGYTLKGKVIRPSLVKVAK
- the hemW gene encoding radical SAM family heme chaperone HemW, which gives rise to MILGLYVHVPFCLQKCHYCDFVSYPYSYPLAEDYLKALELEAAYYARLFPELKINTLFIGGGTPTVLEERLLSILLDCLQRHLGWQQDAEVTVEANPDTLDLSKLTVLRRGGVNRLSLGVQACQRHLLQLLGRTHGYQEVVQAVEDARQVGFDNINLDLIFGIPGQTLDHWRQSLRLLTRLDPNHLACYGLQWEEGTPLTTALDKGRLKAVSQEEELDMYNEAIIFLTAQGYRHYEISSFAKPGYYSRHNLCYWHNGPYLGLGPAAHSHLNARRWANTADVELYVSQLAKGVAPVAESHPLSRQDSMIETAFMGLRLLEGINLKQFYKRFGLHLTDVWQQEVAELRADGLVELKDSHLRLTPKGLPLANLVFSKFV
- a CDS encoding TCP-1/cpn60 chaperonin family protein encodes the protein MSLKQHASQGSEVDERLAALITNSNAVRAISAAVEGTLGPKGLDTMLVDRFGEVVITNDGVTILSMMEASHPAAKMVINIAKSQQEEIGDGTTTATVMAGALVSAGVDQVARGVPVARVIEGLRAGLRRAQGEIEKQARAVTGLDDPAIRQVALVAGREHEDIADLVVSAAKLIGQEKLEDTAFKLADAVLAEEGAENGVFMGVIIGKERMNKQMPKDLQQVKVLVIDDALEPEEIEEESLGTESGFARYLELQNEFRTNLQKIIDLGVGLVLVDRGVNDLAEEMLTDAGIMVLQRVPNKELSKAAEHCGARMVKRTGLKKKEPDLAKYLGYAQRVKSDEKLEQVWILEGSGKPMATVLVGAATSEVVGERQRIAKDAAAAVQAAVKGGVVPGGGSLELAVAREVEKLREETRGMAGFGVDCVVEALKRPMAQIVSNAGFNPLEKMGDVYVAQIEQGKASIALDCDSGEVADMLELGVVDPALVKIYALKAAGEIAEAILRIDTIIKMRDGKSGDDGDVNSDV
- the dnaK gene encoding molecular chaperone DnaK; this encodes MGKVIGIDLGTTNSCVAVMEGGEAVVIPNAEGARTTPSVVGFSKTGERLVGQIAKRQAVSNPDRTISSIKRYMGTTHKVNIEGKDYSPPEVSAMILQKMKADAEAYLGTKVTKAVITVPAYFSDAQRQATKDAGKIAGLEVLRIINEPTAAALAYGLDKGEDQTILVYDLGGGTFDVSILELGDGVFEVKATSGNNRLGGDDFDQRIVDWMVAEFKKESGIDLKNDRMAMQRLREAAEKAKIELSGVMTSNINLPFITAGEDGPKHLDLNLSRAKFDELTADLVEKTMGPTRQAMADSGLEPKDIDKILLVGGSTRIPAVQEAIKKYLGKEPHKGINPDECVALGAAIQAGVLAGEVKDVLLLDVTPLSLGIETLGGVFTRLIERNTTIPTSKSQVFSTAADNQTTVEIHVLQGERPMAADNKTLGRFSLTGIPPAPRGVPQIEVKFDIDANGIVNVSAKDMSTNKEQSITITSSGGLSDEEIEKMVKDAERYAEEDKKRQEAVEVRNNADSLIYQAEKAVKDFAEKADKAMIDKVNKAIEELRTAMASDNIEDIKQKTEDLTKPLYELTTAMYQQQAEQEGGEQGGCQGGTCGAQSQAEDENVVDAEYKVKEEEDKKDK